The following proteins are co-located in the Tenrec ecaudatus isolate mTenEca1 chromosome 11, mTenEca1.hap1, whole genome shotgun sequence genome:
- the CDK8 gene encoding cyclin-dependent kinase 8 isoform X5 — protein sequence MVKSLLYQILDGIHYLHANWVLHRDLKPANILVMGEGPERGRVKIADMGFARLFNSPLKPLADLDPVVVTFWYRAPELLLGARHYTKAIDIWAIGCIFAELLTSEPIFHCRQEDIKTSNPYHHDQLDRIFNVMGFPADKDWEDIKKMPEHSTLMKDFRRNTYTNCSLIKYMEKHKVKPDSKAFHLLQKLLTMDPVKRITSEQAMQDPYFLEDPLPTLDVFAGCQIPYPKREFLTEEEPDDKGDKKNQQQQPGNNHTNGTGHPGNQDSSHAQGPPLKKVRVVPPTTTSGGLIMTSDYQRSNPHAAYPNPGPSTSQPQSSMGYSTTSQQPPQYSHQTHRY from the exons ATGGTGAAGTCTCTGCTCTACCAGATCCTGGACGGGATCCATTATCTGCACGCCAACTGGGTGCTGCACCGTGACTTG AAACCTGCTAATATTTTAGTTATGGGCGAAGGTCCCGAGCGAGGAAGAGTAAAAATTG CGGATATGGGCTTTGCCCGCCTATTTAATTCACCTCTGAAGCCTTTAGCAGATCTGGACCCCGTGGTCGTCACGTTCTGGTACAGAGCTCCCGAGCTCCTGCTGGGAGCAAGACATTACACCAAAGCTATTG ATATCTGGGCTATAGGGTGTATATTTGCAGAACTGCTAACGTCAGAGCCAATCTTTCACTGTCGACAAGAGGACATCAAAACTAGTAACCCCTATCACCATGACCAGCTGGACAGGATATTCAATGTAATGGGATTCCCTGCAG ATAAAGATTGGGAAGATATAAAAAAGATGCCCGAACATTCAACATTAATGAAAGATTTCAGAAGAAATAC GTACACCAACTGCAGCCTTATCAAGTACATGGAGAAACACAAAGTGAAGCCAGACAGCAAAGCATTCCACTTG CTTCAGAAGTTGCTTACCATGGACCCAGTCAAGCGGATTACCTCAGAGCAGGCGATGCAGGACCCCTACTTCTTAGAAGACCCACTTCCGACATTAGA TGTCTTTGCCGGCTGCCAGATTCCTTACCCCAAACGAGAGTTTTTAACAGAAGAAGAGCCAGATGACAAAGGCGACAAA AagaaccagcagcagcagcccggCAATAACCACACGAACGGGACGGGCCACCCAGGGAACCAGGACAGCAGCCACGCCCAGGGACCCCCGCTGAAGAAAGTGAGAGTTGTCCCTCCGACCACTACCTCCGGTGGCCTGATCATGACCTCAGACTATCAG CGTTCCAACCCACATGCTGCCTACCCCAACCCTGGACCAAGCACATCACAACCCCAGAGCAGCATGGGATATTCAACTACCTC